The following are encoded in a window of Rosa chinensis cultivar Old Blush chromosome 4, RchiOBHm-V2, whole genome shotgun sequence genomic DNA:
- the LOC112195724 gene encoding uncharacterized protein LOC112195724 — MAVRRVGSSSGMSALQERSLHIADLQAWMDQAYFVNDCFPELKGEIVSAKFIVEKSGYCYGFLEFRSHKVAKLVLETYNGKQMPKACQHFRLNWSRPMRALQTTDASQGGNYKLVVAGDLPKDVTAEELQQHFRTHYPSVKDAEVHTSESQGLYGVITFAKEHERHLASIHMASQCFRRKEDGKPHHFFYKDTAAEYQRAAYPSTHPEDTHPNGSTIYIQNLEKDVTEPFLLRKFSPYGEVSKVTIRGCALIQFVDRSSANKALLHMNDDFILQNSLLTLTMRKSNDESVPVASSVEDFKELTELKELNHEDQRSVSGFKVCEVDSSSLEMADRRSLSLHIADLQAWMDKPYLRDECFPEFSGEVMSASIFVEKSGYRYGFLEFRSPEVAELVRKTYNGKTMPKACQYFRLNRNRSKRPPGTMAAPEEGYYKLVVDGNLPKDVTAEELQQHFRTYYPSVKDAEVHTSESQGLYGVITFAKEHERHLASIHMASQCFRRTEDCKPHHFFYKDTAAEYQRAAYPSTHPEDTHPNGSTIYIQNLEMDVTKGFLLRKFSPYGEVSKITIRGCALIQFVDRSSADKALLHMNDDLILQNSLLPLTMRKSNDEFIAVASSVEDFKELTELKELTREDERSVSGFRACEEESTDEKITEERKQENGESAPVASAVEDLEELTHGGSPKDLKELTHDDEGSVSGFRTCEEESTDEITDEGRQENDESVPVASSVEDLEEQKHGESPKDRKELTHEDEGLVSGFRTCEEEPTDEKITEEGKQEEEVKKVRRAKTEVSEGQRRRRKVKKARQKEKKKLLKQTEEWLEASEGQQTNEGFEAPEGQQTNEGSQASEGHQLVISWLWELYASLKHYLFGC, encoded by the exons ATGGCGGTTCGTCGAGTCGGTTCGTCGTCGGGAATGTCAGCCCTCCAGGAACGGTCTCTCCACATCGCCGATTTGCAGGCGTGGATGGACCAGGCGTACTTCGTTAATGACTGCTTCCCAGAGCTTAAGGGAGAG ATTGTGAGTGCAAAGTTTATTGTTGAGAAATCGGGTTACTGCTATGGTTTTCTGGAGTTTAGGTCTCACAAGGTAGCAAAGCTTGTTCTGGAGACATACAATGGCAAGCAGATGCCCAAGGCGTGTCAACATTTCCGTCTCAATTGGAGCAGGCCCATGAGGGCATTGCAAACTACGGATGCTTCTCAAGGAG GGAATTACAAGCTTGTAGTTGCTGGGGATCTGCCGAAGGATGTTACTGCTGAAGAACTGCAGCAGCACTTTAGAACCCATTACCCTTCAGTTAAGGATGCTGAAGTTCACACCAGTGAATCCCAGGGGTTGTATGGTGTTATTACATTTGCAAAAGAGCATGAAAGGCATCTAGCATCAATTCATATGGCCAGTCAATGTTTTAGGAGGAAAGAAGACGGCAAACCGCATCATTTCTTCTATAAAGATACAGCTGCTGAGTACCAGAGAG CTGCCTACCCAAGTACCCATCCAGAGGATACACATCCAAATGGTTCAACA ATTTACATTCAAAACTTGGAAAAGGATGTTACCGAACCTTTCTTGCTACGGAAATTTTCCCCCTATGGTGAGGTTTCTAAAGTCACCATAAGGGGATGTGCTCTGATTCAGTTTGTTGATAG ATCGAGTGCCAATAAAGCATTGCTTCACATGAATGATGACTTCATTCTGCAGAATAGCTTACTTACACTGACCATGAGAAAAT CAAATGATGAATCTGTTCCAGTAGCTTCATCTGTTGAAGACTTCAAGGAACTAACAGAGCTTAAGGAATTAAACCATGAAGATCAAAGATCAGTATCTGGGTTCAAAGTGTGTGAAGTTGATTCGTCCTCGTTGGAAATGGCAGACCGCCGTTCCCTGTCTCTCCACATCGCTGATTTGCAGGCCTGGATGGACAAGCCCTACTTGCGGGACGAGTGCTTCCCAGAGTTTTCAGGAGAG GTTATGAGTGCTAGCATTTTTGTTGAGAAAAGTGGTTATCGCTATGGTTTTCTGGAGTTTAGGTCTCCTGAGGTAGCAGAGCTTGTACGCAAGACGTACAATGGCAAGACGATGCCCAAGGCGTGTCAATATTTCCGTCTCAATAGGAACAGGTCCAAGAGACCACCAGGAACTATGGCTGCACCTGAAGAAG GGTATTACAAGCTTGTAGTTGATGGGAATTTGCCGAAGGATGTTACTGCTGAAGAACTGCAGCAGCACTTTAGAACCTATTACCCTTCAGTTAAGGATGCTGAAGTTCACACCAGTGAATCCCAGGGGTTGTATGGTGTTATTACATTTGCAAAAGAGCATGAAAGGCATCTAGCATCAATTCATATGGCCAGTCAATGTTTTAGGAGGACAGAAGACTGCAAACCGCATCATTTCTTCTATAAAGATACAGCTGCTGAGTACCAGAGAG CTGCCTACCCAAGTACCCATCCAGAGGATACACATCCAAATGGTTCAACA ATTTACATTCAAAACTTGGAAATGGATGTCACTAAAGGGTTCTTGCTACGGAAATTTTCTCCCTATGGTGAGGTTTCTAAAATCACCATAAGGGGATGTGCTCTGATTCAGTTTGTTGATAG ATCGAGTGCTGATAAAGCATTGCTTCACATGAATGATGACCTCATTCTGCAGAATAGCTTACTTCCACTGACCATGAGAAAAT CAAATgatgaatttattgcagtagcTTCATCTGTTGAAGACTTCAAGGAACTAACAGAGCTTAAGGAATTAACCCGTGAAGATGAAAGATCAGTATCTGGGTTCAGAGCATGTGAGGAGGAGTCCACAGATGAAAAAATAACAGAGGAGAGGAAGCAAGAAAATGGTGAATCTGCTCCAGTAGCTTCAGCTGTAGAAGATCTTGAGGAACTAACACATGGAGGATCACCGAAAGACCTTAAGGAATTAACCCATGACGATGAAGGATCAGTATCTGGGTTTAGAACGTGTGAGGAGGAGTCCACAGATGAAATAACAGACGAGGGGAGGCAAGAAAATGATGAATCTGTTCCAGTAGCTTCATCTGTAGAAGACCTTGAAGAACAAAAACATGGAGAATCACCGAAAGACCGTAAGGAATTAACCCATGAAGATGAAGGATTAGTATCTGGGTTCAGAACGTGTGAGGAGGAGCCCACAGATGAAAAAATAACAGAGGAGGGGAAGCAAGAAGAGGAGGTGAAAAAAGTCAGAAGGGCAAAGACGGAGGTTAGTGAAGGACAGAGACGGAGGAGGAAGGTGAAGAAGGCAAGgcagaaggagaaaaagaagctTCTTAAGCAAACCGAAGAATGGTTGGAAGCATCAGAAGGGCAGCAAACCAATGAAGGGTTTGAAGCACCAGAAGGGCAGCAAACCAATGAAGGCTCGCAAGCATCAGAAGGGCATCAATTGGTCATCTCTTGGCTGTGGGAGTTGTATGCAAGCCTGAAGCACTACTTGTTCGGCTGCTAA